One genomic segment of Candidatus Poribacteria bacterium includes these proteins:
- a CDS encoding VWA domain-containing protein, translating to MAFLNPLFLFGLLATGIPLVIHLWNRRRVVTIDFSSLIFITAAHRENARRFQLRQFLILLLRMAIIALIALALARPFLTLGLPVASVRTKTDVVIVLDNSYSMAYQDINGVRLDKAKDLATDIIDTLRHGDRATLILMSDIPKPVFRQLTPDIESVITAIGDTETSYRATNVHPSLELAHEILAKKEIGVRNPSYSKEIYLISDFAQNGWEHWNRLPNRSGARISLIPVAAGEAHNISIKEIRPSNQLIGVDLPFQLNVTTVNHSVAPLNESILTLFIGGEKQKTMRFSMAANESLNTALTYKFSTLGTHIGYLTLTDDRLNVDNQRYFALDALGEVRVLCVGEQTEYLTLALNPHIYTGQLSVVSRQLREDLVESEPSLTGNRKLGTGNSSNTMILPTQCTPDEFVTFPLEDYDVIVLADVLTISHRMSVRLQEFTRQGKGIIAFVSSQSDATSYNEPYNIPWLPARVGGPLMWTPPQRVQAYEETHPVFDIFPSEGFSMQYAPQFYNGVALQPSSESNVIARFGDDTPFLVERSRGTGTVLLYNCGLMGLSRKSTRGLRRSQQPAVSGQEEKDPLSENRFTDGFRQSTVSDNGYANDLLVNPYFLPMLQQSVLYTSIASNNLLTWDGHIGATYTAYYPLSAGGKAVIGYKRAPSVNEGLLTEDRSTVVPIAEDGTLRFQGTERPGIYQVEVRTQDSVERDFFAVNVDPTEADLTEIPLAQAAARVGAQTTADPEGGETAVAADVYNVKRHGREIWGELLVLVVCLMLLESFLSNRESALTVGES from the coding sequence GGCGATTATTGCCCTCATTGCACTTGCCTTGGCACGTCCGTTTTTGACGCTCGGATTGCCGGTCGCGTCCGTGCGGACGAAGACAGATGTCGTTATCGTTTTAGACAACTCTTACAGTATGGCGTATCAAGACATCAATGGCGTAAGACTCGACAAAGCGAAAGATCTGGCAACCGACATCATTGATACTCTACGGCACGGCGATAGAGCTACCCTTATATTGATGTCAGACATCCCGAAACCAGTCTTTCGGCAGCTCACACCCGACATTGAGAGTGTTATCACAGCGATTGGTGATACAGAGACTTCCTACCGCGCCACGAATGTTCACCCCAGCCTTGAACTCGCCCATGAAATCCTCGCTAAAAAGGAGATCGGGGTTAGAAACCCCTCCTACAGCAAAGAAATCTACTTGATTTCAGACTTCGCTCAAAACGGATGGGAGCACTGGAATAGGCTCCCTAATCGTTCAGGTGCTCGTATCTCTCTGATTCCGGTTGCAGCGGGTGAAGCACATAACATAAGTATTAAAGAAATTCGTCCGTCTAATCAACTAATAGGCGTAGATTTACCATTTCAATTGAACGTAACGACTGTGAACCATTCGGTAGCACCGTTAAATGAAAGTATATTGACACTCTTTATTGGCGGCGAGAAACAAAAAACGATGCGTTTTTCCATGGCAGCGAACGAATCGCTGAACACCGCTTTAACATACAAATTTTCTACACTGGGCACGCATATCGGTTACCTCACACTGACAGACGATCGCCTTAATGTTGACAACCAGCGGTATTTCGCTTTGGATGCCCTTGGTGAAGTGCGTGTCCTCTGTGTAGGTGAACAAACGGAATATCTAACATTGGCGTTAAATCCACATATTTATACGGGTCAGTTGTCGGTTGTCAGTCGTCAGTTAAGAGAGGATTTGGTTGAATCAGAGCCCTCTTTAACGGGTAACCGAAAACTGGGAACTGGCAACTCTTCCAATACGATGATTCTCCCAACACAATGCACACCTGATGAATTTGTAACCTTCCCGTTGGAAGACTATGATGTTATTGTGCTTGCGGATGTGTTGACGATATCGCACCGGATGAGTGTGCGACTCCAAGAATTCACCCGCCAAGGCAAAGGTATCATTGCCTTCGTGAGCAGCCAGAGCGACGCGACAAGTTATAATGAACCTTATAACATTCCGTGGTTACCTGCCCGAGTTGGTGGTCCATTGATGTGGACACCCCCACAGCGGGTGCAGGCGTATGAGGAAACACATCCTGTCTTTGACATCTTTCCAAGTGAAGGGTTCTCTATGCAATACGCACCGCAGTTCTACAATGGTGTAGCGTTACAACCTTCGTCGGAATCTAATGTTATTGCACGCTTCGGTGACGATACACCCTTTCTCGTTGAACGAAGTCGAGGAACAGGGACTGTGCTACTTTATAATTGTGGCTTAATGGGATTGTCCCGCAAGTCCACACGCGGCTTGCGGCGCAGTCAGCAACCAGCGGTCAGCGGTCAGGAAGAAAAGGACCCTTTATCGGAAAACCGCTTTACTGACGGTTTCCGACAGTCGACAGTTTCTGACAACGGTTACGCAAACGACCTGCTCGTTAATCCGTATTTCCTGCCGATGCTCCAACAGAGCGTGCTTTACACATCAATTGCCAGCAATAATCTTTTAACATGGGACGGACATATCGGTGCCACCTATACGGCATATTATCCTCTGAGTGCGGGTGGGAAAGCGGTTATCGGTTACAAGAGGGCACCTTCGGTAAACGAAGGCCTCTTAACCGAAGACCGTTCCACAGTCGTGCCGATTGCTGAAGACGGCACCCTGCGATTTCAAGGCACGGAACGTCCGGGTATCTATCAGGTCGAGGTGCGGACCCAGGACAGCGTCGAACGCGATTTTTTTGCGGTTAACGTTGATCCGACTGAAGCTGATTTAACAGAGATTCCGCTAGCGCAAGCGGCGGCACGCGTCGGAGCACAAACAACAGCAGATCCGGAGGGCGGCGAAACAGCGGTAGCGGCTGATGTTTATAATGTTAAGAGACACGGCAGGGAGATTTGGGGCGAGTTGCTCGTTTTGGTTGTCTGTCTTATGTTGCTTGAGAGTTTTCTCTCGAACCGCGAAAGTGCCCTGACCGTAGGTGAATCATAA